CTTCccctttttttattctcttgaTACTCCTCACAATCAATCTTGGACCACAGATTCTCCACCCTTCTTTTTCATGCACAAAATACcccaattaattaatttttacaaatcCTGAAAACTAAGCATATCACCATATAGAAAATAGGCAAGTAAACCTTCAATTTGGTCCCTAAACTATCAAATTCTCTCTTATTTTACATCTGAATTATAGAAATATAACAAATAGTTGGTAACCAAATAGGAGAAAATGATAATTTGGCGACTAACAatagagataaatatttattttctcttatttttattgaacCGGTATCATTTCAGTCACTACGTCGGTCATGAAAATGAAGATACCCATTATCAGAGATGACGTAATTGGCCGGAGTTGTAAACATTCTTGAAATACAACAAACTGTGGTTCATATTGGAATTTTCCATTAACAAATATAAATCTAAGTAAAAGAACACCTTGTGCAAATTCACTACTGCTACCAGAAACCCCACAATCTATCTGCAAAACACAATTCCCTTCATCTTATCAAATAACATTAATAGATATGAcataaaactaacaaaaaataaaataaaaaaattacttgtgGTTGTTGAGAATTGCGAGTGAACGGAGCTATAAGAAATTTTGATTCCTGAGAAagcaaagaagaagaagagaaagagaaacgGTAACAAGCATTAGGAGAACAACTATGATTAATCCAAGAGAAAGCAGGTTCAAAAACCGCAATTCCAACAGCGCATCCTTCGTTATCGTGCACCTCCACAGCGTTCGTTAGCACCGCACATAGAGCATCAGTCGATTTCTCCAAAACGGCGTTGTCGTATGGTTCGGAGAAGCCACCGCTGCCGCCGCCTCTGTGGTTTGCTATTGCGGTGGCCATGGCATGTGCGCCGAGGCGGATAGTTTCATTGACGTCATCGTTTTGACAGGTCAGCAAAAGACGGTTGGTAAGTAAGTGGTTGATTCGAGGAAAGAGGGAGGTGGTGTGGTGGAGGAGGAGGAGGCGGAGGGCGGTGCGGAGGAGGGAGGAGTTGATGGATGAAGGAAGATGGCGTTCGGCGGAGGAGAGGTGGATAGGGGAATGGGAGGTGGAGCAGTGAGGGGAGCAGTAGAATGTAGAATGGGAATGATTTGTTGTGGGAATAATGGGAGTGATGAGAGAGAAACATGAGGAGCAGTGAGTGTGGAGATGGGTGTTGtggagagagaaagagaaaggagTGAGAGGTGGTGTTATGTCTGTACCAATGTCTCTATCTGATATGCTTCTCATTTCCATCTCCATTTCTATGGAACCAACTTCCCCTTCCACTCCTTTCTTGGTCCGCATAATggggttttttttttacaataccctctttttgaaaaaaaaacaccaaaatacccccatttgaaaaaaatatactaaaatgtcctatttttttttttctttacttacaagtcgccatttggaatggcgacttccttaaggaagcccgagttccaaatggcgacttcctacttgatttttaaaaaaaggggcattttggtatatttttttcaaatgggggtattttggtgtttttttttcaaaaagagggtACTAAAAAAAAAGACCCGCATAATGGTGTCAAACATAAACCACAATTACggctaaatatatttttccattcaaaataaattacgttaatttatatattatttatatttattagtaattaaaaaaatacaacttgttttgtctttattcattataataaaattactttttttttttaaattaacgaGATTGAATTTTGTGAAAGAGATAGATTTTAtcatcttaaaatttaaattttcgttaaaataatatttatatttggtaTATAACatatcttaaatataattattttaatataaaaattattttttattcaaaataattttcaaattttgttccgaagattataataaataattaaaaactcctaaaataattattaaaaaaaagtaacaagCGAACTTCAACATAAATCATTAgaaagaaaattttcaaatacttATAAAAAGGGTTTGTGAGTTTAAGTGACTACATTAATTGCaaaattgtttttatgtttttttttaattctcttattctaaTGGAAACTTTAGATTGAaagtttgataaataaaaaaattattacataaaataaaaaaataaaaacaaaagaaaattaaattgttgtttaaaaaatttatcatttttacaaaaaaagacAATGGTTGTCACTTTGATTGGTGTTAGTTTATTATCAACTTGATAACTCCGGTTAATCTTTTCTtcgtaaaaaatattttttattattccaTCTTTAAATGAAAACTTGGAAATATcatttagttattattaatttaatatttaacaatttCTTTAACAACAACACAATCTTATATTTGTTAAAGAACTTGATTTCATTTGACAAAACTGTTGGATGTAATTCAAATTGGTTAGTAATTAGGTAGTTAGAGTATGGTTAAAAGGTAGTTAGAATATAGTTAGAAGGCGGTTAAGTTTGTTGAAGTCTATTCACTAGAAAACTGCCTCTATAAAAGGCAAGATCAATGTAATACAGAACTGGATCAATCTGCAAATTGTAAAGATCAATCTGATACAAGcagaagatcaatcttcgttttctgttttctctattttcttctcttttcttctcaatttcaattcctctcaaatatacaatatgttccaacaattggcatcaggaGCTTGGGTTCTAAACCTTGGGAAACACGAGTGCAAGTGTGAGGGGAAATCAAAATTGGGAAACACAATTGTGAATGAAAGAAGACATGAATGGAGGAGGTTTTCCATCGAACTTGCCAATTCTGGATGGGAAGAACTGAGAGAGGTGGTCTGCATCAATGAGATCGTTGTTGGGAGCTCAAGAAGTGTTTGAAATTGTTCAAGATGGCTATGAACAACTTGGTGCGAATCCAAcagaaagacaacaaacaacTTTCAAAGATTGCAAGAAAAGAGATTGCAAGGCATTGTTTTACATCCAGCAAAGTGTGGATTCAAACAATTTTGAAAGGATCTCAAAGGTATCTACATCAAAAGAGGCATGGGATATCTTGGTGAAGTATTACACGGGTGATGAAAAAACCAAGAAAGTGAAGCTCCAAATGTTAAGAAGGCAATACGAATTATtgcagatggaagaagatgaagttgtgGCAGATTACTTCAATCGTGTGTAGGTTGTTATTAATCAGATGAGGACAAATGGTGAATCATTAACTGAAGTGGTGATTATTGAAAAAATCCTTAGAATATTAACACAAAGGTACGATCACATAGTGGTggcaattgaagaatcaaaggatcttgaTAAGATGAAGATAGAGGAGTTACAAGGCTCTCTTGAAGCTCATGAACTGAGAGTAAGAGAAAGGTGTGCAGCAACCTCAACACCTCAAGTACAGGCCTTGCAGGCCCAAGTTAGCAAGAAAACCAATCAAAGTGGtaagaaaaaattcaacaagaaagaAATCCAATGCTATAATTGTCAAAAATGGGGatattttgcaaatgaatgtaGATCCAAGAAGGTTCAAAGAGAAGATGACAAAGAACAAATGGCAGCTGAGGATTCAGACTCAGATGAGGTATTGTTGATGGatacaacaaaaacaaatgatGACTGTCCGGAGCAGTGGTACCTTGACACAGGTTGTTCAAATCATATGATTGGTCATAAAGAATGGTTTGTAAGCATTGATGATAAGGTGAAAAGGGATATCAGATTTGCAGATAACAGTTCTGTAATGGCAGAAGGAGTAGGAAAGGTATTGATTCAAAGAAGAGATGACAAACAATCATTCATATGCGATGTGTTGTATGTGCCAAACATGAAGACTAATCTGTTAAGGCTTGGATAGCTGCTTGAAAAGGGGTATTATATGAAGATGGAGCAGGGTGAAATGAGATTGTTTGATGATTcaagaagattgatcttgaaggcACCACTATCTAAAAATAGAACCTTCAAGATTGATATCCAAATCAATAAGAGCAAATGTTTAGCTGTTGAAGTTATGAATGAAGATTGGTTGTGGCATAAGAGGTTTGGACATTTAAATTTCAGAAGCCTTCAAATGTTGCATAACAAGAAAATGGTGCAAAGAattccaaaaattaaaatccCAAAGGAGCTGTCTGAAGAGTGTTGTCAGGCCAAGCAACACAGAAAGTCATTCAAAGTTGAAGTACCAACTCGATCTTCAAGAATGATGGAGATAATCTACTCTGATCTGTGTGGTCCTTTTGAAGAAGTATCAATAGGAGGTAATCGTTACTTTGTATCATTCATTGATGATTTTACAAGGAAAATTTGGGTATATCTAATCAAGAGAAAGAATGAAGTacttgaaataattaaaaaattcaagataaTGGCTGAAAAACAAAGTGGCTTTAATATGAAAATCATCATAACAGATGGAGGAGGAGAATACAACTCTCATGAATTCCAtaatttttgtgaaaaagaaGGGATATTGCATGAAGTAACTGCACCATACACTACACAACATAATGGCACGGCTGAAAGGGGAAACAGAACTATAGTGAACATGGCTAGGAGTATGTTAAAAGGGAAGAAAGTGCCTCATAAATTCTGGGGGGAAGCAGTGTCAACTGCAATGTATATTTTGAATAGGTGTCCAACCAAGAGATTGGGCACAAGGACACCTGAAGAAGCTTGGACTGGAAGAAAGCCAATTGTGAATCATCTAAGGGTGTTTGGTTCTCTATGCTTCAGGCATGTGCCAGTTCAAAACAGGAAAAAACTTTATGATAGAGCAGAACAGATGGTGCTGATGGTCTGGGGGGAAGCAGTGTCAACTGCAATGTATATTTTGAATAGGTGTCCAACCAAGAGATTGGGCACAAGGACACCTGAAGAAGCTTGGACTGGAAGAAAGCCAATTGTGAATCATCTAAGGGTGTTTGGTTCTCTATGCTTCAGGCATGTGTCAgttcaaaacagaaaaaaaaaaacttgatgaTAGAGCAGAACAGATGGTGCTGATGGGATATGATGCCATTGGAGCTTACAGGTTGTATGATCCAGATAAGAACAAGTTGGTAATAAGCAGGGACATACTAATGGATGAATCAAAAGGATGGGACTAGAAAATAATTGAAGCCAGCTCAAGCAGCCCAACCAGCCCAGACATATCAGTTAGTTCCATCAGTCAAAACAGCAGTACAGAAACAATGGGGCTTGATGAAGGCCAACCTGTTGGAACAACAAGTCAACAAGTTTTTGAGCCTATGAGAAGATCTGAAAGAGCTAGGCAGTCTTCAGTCAAATTGCAACCATATGAAGTGACATCTGACTCAGTCATCAATGCAGATGGAGAATTAACACATTTTGCTTTGTTGGCTGAATCAGAACCAGTATGTGATCAAGAAGCCTTGAGTGATCCTAGATGGAGAGCAGCAATGGATGAGGAGCTCAAAGCCATAGAGAAGAACGAGACATGGGAGCTGATGAATCTGCCAATGAACAAGAGGCCAATTGATGTGAAATGGGTctataaattgaaattgaaacctGATGGGCAGATTGCTAGATACAAGGTCAGACTTGTAGCAAAGGGATTTTTGCAAAAACATGGGATGAACTATGATGAGGTATTTGCTCCAGTAGCTAGAATTGAGACAGTAAGAATGGTAGTTTCAATTGCTAGCTACAAAGGTTGGTCTATGCATCAATTGGATGTTAAGTCAGCCTTCCTCAATGGTTCATTagatgaagaagtatatgtgACGCAGCCCCCTGGATATATGAAAACAGGCAAAGAAGATCATGTTTACAAATTGAAGAAAGCCTTATATGGCCTGAAGCAAGCACCTAGAGTTTGGAACAAGAGAATTGACAGATTTCTCATAGAGCAGCAGTTTGAAAAGTGTGTGAATGAGCATGGAGTTTATGTCAAGAAGGGAGCAACAACACCTGCACTGCTGATATACCTCTATGTTGATGATTTACTGCTAACTGGCAGTGATGAAGTGAAAATCAGTGAGTTCAAATTCAGAATGGAGAAGGAATTTGAGATGACTGATTTAGGCATGCTTGCATATTTCCTTGGTATCGAGTTTGAAACCAgaaaaaatggaatttttatgCATCAAAGAAAGTATGCAAGTGATGTAttaaaaaggttcaaaatgcAAAATTGCAATGGAAGCAGCACCCCATCAGAATCAGGGCTGGTGCTGTCCAAAGAGGGCAATGATGAGTTGATTGATCCTACAACCTTCAAACAAATTGTAGGATCGTTGAGGTACTTGTGCAACACTATGTCAGATATCTCATATAGTGTTGGGCTGATTAGTAGGTACATGGAGAAGTCTAGGACATCACACTACATGGCAGCAAAAAAGATCTTGAGATACATAAAGGAGACCATTGAACTTGGGCTGTTATATTCCATAAAACTGAATGAAGAGGAAGCTGAATTTATTGGTTTCACTGATGCTGATTGGTGTGGAGATATGGATGATAGAAAGAGTACCACAAGCTATGTGTTTACAATCAATAACTCACCAATCTCATGGTGTTCAAAGAAGCAAAGGATGGTAGCATTATCCACttgtgaagctgaatatgtggcTGCATCCATGGGAACATGTCAAGCTGTGTGGATGGTAGAATTGGGACTGAGAAGTAATAATGCAGTGAAGATGAAGATAGACAACAAATCAGCCATAGACCTAGCAAGACATCCAAGTGTCCATGGAAGGAGCAAGCACATAGAAACAATATTTCATTTCTTAAGGGATCAAGTAATGAAGGGTAGGATAAAACTAGAACACTGCAACACAAATGATCAAAAGGctgatattttaacaaaaaacttGAAGAGGGTGAAGTTCCAAGGGATGAAGATTAAACTTGGATTAACATCAAATTGAATCACTTTGAATTAGGGAGCATGTTGGATGTAATTCAAATTGGTTAGTAATTAGGTAGTTAGAGTATGGTTAAAAGGTAGTTATAATATAGTTAGAAGGTGGTTAAGTTTGTTGAAGTCTATTCACTAGAAAACTGCCTCTATAAAAAGCAAGATCAATGTAATACAAAATTGGATCAATCTGCAGATTGTAAAGATCAATCTGATACAAACAGAATCTTCGTTTTTctgttttttctattttttttctcttttcttctcaatttcaatttctcTCAAATATACAATTTGTTCCAACAAAAACAACTATTACAAAAATGTATTTGTCTCTTTTAAGTGTTTGcagaaacaaacaaaaaaaattataaaaactaaaataaaataaactatatatataattatagtaactaaaatcatatttacactaaaaatattttataaattttacctaagtttctaaattttgtaGACATGATAAATTGTCAAAAACCTATATATACTATTACTATACAgcataaaataatcaataagagaTAGTGGAGGTTGTTTCCATGagtatcttcatcttcatcttggCTACTTCTTTTTCACATGATGTTCATGAAAGGCAAAACCACCGGATCCCACAGCAGCTGCCGCTGCAATCCCTTTTTCTATATTATGCTTGTGTGCATTTTGTGGGTCTTTCTCCGCCTTGTGCTTCTCATGCTAGTTAATTATAAatcatttccaacaacaaaAGGTAATCAATTTCACTTTTGTATAAAAATACATCacaaaaaaagaatgaaaagtATCGTTTAGTTtgtttaaggaaaaaaaaatggaagagcgaagttttgttaattaaattgatACTAATAGTCATTGTTACTATACGGGGGACACTTCTACTTTTGTCTTTATATTATCGAATCGAACCGTTTTATAAACTGatgaattgatttattattttgaagaatCAAATCGGTTtagcttaatttttttatttatataggcCAAACTTTACATAATTACctttaattacttctaaaaaataaatttggttcaagttttttgaaataaaaaccggtTTGGTTTAGTATTTTGAACTAAAAACTAgtttgttttggttttttaaactgaaaacCGATTCGATTcagttctaattttaaaaaattagttcgAAAATAGTtcgatttttaatttttataaatcagttcagTTTAAAAACAATtcgattcaatttttttattttttttttgaataccCCTAATCGTTAATTTACATTCAATTAGAATTTAGAAGGGTATGCTAACATCATGCACATGGAATGATCTAGGAATTTTGATTAGTGGACGAAAAACATGcactataaatatttatataaacttgtcaaaataattatacataGAAAAAATATCGAAATGCATGTGTgataaaataatacataattatCGCTAAGTAAAAATTTCGAAACTATTCTCTTAGAcaataaatataagtaaaaattatatatttaaagtgATCAAAAGTTTATTTAGACATATATACATCCAATTATATCTCATCGTATACatatttgtgaaaatattttaatattttaatattttaaattagaataaatgatgaaataaatgaaattacCATGGCATAAGCACCGGCAGCCGCGGATCCAAGCTCGCCAAGGTGCTCAAGATGCTTATGGTGTTTCTCCTCAGCCATGATGGGTTCAAGAGATTGATTTAAAGGGATATGAATGTCTTTGTTTGTGATGGGAGAGAATTGGGAaggattttttcttctttaaaacAAGAAGTAAATGACTTATTACctatttataaattgaagataATGTTAACCATGTGTTATTGGTTGGTTTAATTAACTCCAACTTTCTTGGTAAtccataatttattttcatgaaGATTGAAAAAGTCCCACTCCATACATATCCTTTTGTTTTccttattctttttattttaaaccctaaacaataTTACAATTTCAATAATATAACAATTATACACACCAAATGTAGTTATCCTTTATTAATTACTCTCctataatatttgattattttcgtAGTTGACAATTTCACATAGTTTAAAAGAAACATAAGAGTGATTTTATTTAGTATAATATGAGTTGAAAGAAATTCTCTTAAGTTTAAGGCCCaaatatttcttaatatatttaattgcacCAGATTCATTCATTATtatatacaaatttaatttaaaaaaataaagaaaaaaaatattatcgaGCATGGATGAATGTTTACTAATCAAATCATAACGTGTGATCCCCCTTTTaacatcaaacaaaaaaaatatcaattaaaatgcATCATTATCATGAAAATCaagattttataattaaaagagGTTTACAATATCAATATGAAAATGATTACGAGTGTAAACATGAATAAAGGTcgaaaaacacaaaaaaatgcgggagtttgaattgtattttacaattttaaaaagttcTTTGAAAAAATAGGTAATTAAAAACTCAGAATGAATAAACAGTGAAAAAAAGTAAATCGCACAAAGATTTATACTAATTTACTAACAAATTGGTTGCTACTTTCAGTTCCTTCATCCAGAAGAGGTATAATAGGTTTCCCATGATACAAAGTGTGAGTTTAATGCGTTGAAGAATGACTTTGTTCATTGCAAGGAGGATCAAATACGATATGTGTTTTGCCTATACTTCCTTTTCCACGACCGAAGGAATAAGTCTTTTTTAGCCGTTACAATGGATTTCTCGAACTTAGTTTGTTCTTCTTTGATTTTTCTAATTTCAAAGGTAGTAGATAAACCAAGTTCAACAAATCATAGATCTCCATATAGAACACCAAATTTCTCTTTTAAGATATCAATTTTGAAGgttttgacattttttatttatagaaacaACTACCCCTATTTGTTTAACAATATTAGATAAGAGAACTCCATAAGGATTCCATCTTTTTTATCTTGAACATTTTGTAGAGCCATGTATATGTCCACGAGATTTACTTTTTATGAGAGTATAAAGGCATTGGGAACAAATAATATAGAGATATGGGGAGGGAGGGTTGCCGACCAAGATTCATGGGTTCAAGAGTGTTATTGTTAATACATACTGAGTATGAAACAAAAGTGACACACATCATAATTTAGTTTATCCAACGATTGCTTTATCGAAATCATTAGTTTAGGTACTGTCAAtccactttattttttattttttactcagATAGTCAATTATTATAAGTGATTCGTTGTAAACTAATGCtaaaagattatttaaaattctaacgATGATCGATGGTAATATCCACCTCGTCTGTACAACTGGTATAATGACTCAATCGAtcataatttgattaaaataaaaaaatgtacttTTATATTCAACTCGTTTAACCAATATCAATAAGGTCGATTACAAACtctttcataaaatttaaaagaaatattaatttttatttttgaagagtATTCTTAATTATGATTAACCTTGCAAATGACTTTTAAATACTTGGTTTATGGTGGATAAAAtccatattaaaatttattcttttttgagTGTgtgtataaaaaagaaaataacatatCATGTATGATTTGGCTAGAAGGGAAAgttgatatattaattaatatagtaTATATGGTGTATCATTGTGCCAGTTTGTCCCCACTAAAATTATCTATCATTATCTTGAATCTCATGTTTGGATGATATTATTCTCAATCGTATCTCATTTGCATACTTTTTTCTTCATATCTATTATCTAAATCAGAGAAAACAGGGGAAGTAGTAGCCAAAACAAAAACCATGGCCATGTCTTTGTTTCTGAATCTCATGTTTCCACCACCACCTTCTATATTTGTCATAGCCATGTCGGTTATAAGCTTTGTTGCACTTGCAAATTATGGTTTGTCGGAAGTTAGAGGAAAACACTTGAACTATTCTAAATTCTGGAATGTTAATAATAGCAACAACAATAGTAAAAAACATATCAAGTTTTCAAGTAAGGttggtatgttgttgttgtatAGTCCTGCTTTTCTAGCTGCCACGGCGTCGTTTTGGATCTTTCCTAATGAAGGTTTTAGAACTACAATCCTTCGTTGTGCTTTGACTCTTCATTACTTCAAAAGGGTCTTTGAggtaatactttttttttctttgagatACTACTTGATAAAGTTTCAcattttcatattgaaaatattgaacatatagtttttgtttttgttttaaggatctcattaatcatatctagttttttttttttttttactaaattaattttagttaaatgtGTTTGCGGTTTGACGTGGTTCGGTTGGGTTCAATTTgaattaattcttttttttttttaattagtaattCTTAAGAAAAGGATATAATTTGATAAATCCAATTAAGTTAGTTTGAAAAAAAGAcacaatttttctataaaataacataaggAAATAACTAACTAAATGATTTTGGAATATAATATTAGTTTAGTAGCCAGGTAAAAGAGATAAATAGTGAGATGATAAGGtgattaaatatcaaatattcaatttttatttttaataaaatactaataatattaacaatattaaactattaaaaattaattaaattactttaataaaaaaaattaattataattataattataatttttattttattatttttacgaATTCATAGAATTAAtctatttatttcaaaattcaacctttttagtctattttttatattattttaataaaaaaattcgtgatttgatatatttaaaataatgtgaCACATACAAATCTTtttgttgaattaattatttatatattattaattaaattacaaaaataaatcatatgTGATTATAATCCATATTTGTTGAACTAGATGTCCTGTTTTTCTATATAACActataaataagtttttaaaattttattttaagaaaaactaGAGTAAAATAACACTAACTACCTCTTTGGTGActattgaaattatatttaattttttttaaaaaaaatttattgttaatattatatctaAATACATTGAAATTAtgcataaattataaattgaaaaataaatagattaataattagtatttaacattttaaatactatataaaaaacaagtcaaaaaaaatactatataaacaaatatgtaagttttttttaaaaaaaaaataagtttttaaattttacttataaaaaaaaacattaaaaagagATTGTTTGGACACAGATCATAAGAGTTTaatagtcaatttttttttctctcactttTTATGTATTCAAATATATGTTTAACAAGTAAAATACACTTTCAAATCCATCgatctaaataaaaattga
This region of Cicer arietinum cultivar CDC Frontier isolate Library 1 chromosome 8, Cicar.CDCFrontier_v2.0, whole genome shotgun sequence genomic DNA includes:
- the LOC105851335 gene encoding uncharacterized protein, coding for MRTNGESLTEVVIIEKILRILTQRYDHIVVAIEESKDLDKMKIEELQGSLEAHELRVRERCAATSTPQVQALQAQVSKKTNQSGKKKFNKKEIQCYNCQKWGYFANECRSKKVQREDDKEQMAAEDSDSDEVLLMDTTKTNDDCPEQWYLDTGCSNHMIGHKEWFVSIDDKVKRDIRFADNSSVMAEGVGKVLIQRRDDKQSFICDVLYVPNMKTNLLRLG